In Tripterygium wilfordii isolate XIE 37 chromosome 23, ASM1340144v1, whole genome shotgun sequence, one genomic interval encodes:
- the LOC119993249 gene encoding general negative regulator of transcription subunit 3-like isoform X4 has translation MGASRKLQGEIDRVLKKVQEGVDVFDSIWNKVYDTDNANQKEKFEADLKKEIKKLQRYRDQIKTWIQSSEIKDKKVSASYEQALMDARKLIEREMERFKICEKETKTKAFSKEGLGQQPKTDPKEKAKSETRDWLNNVVGELESQIDSFEAEMEGLSVKKGKTRPPRLTHLETSITRHKAHIMKLELILRLLDNDELSPEQVNDVKDFLDDYVERNQDDFDEFDDVDELYNTLPLDKVESLEDLVSIAPPLAKVAPVLSLKTSLETSASQMPATPSSNNQPGTSVHEQFDDTASQDSNSDSTARTPPVKNVVLGSPAASTPTGSHASPVPVNVSSNSLPAISAASANLPGSTPVRGGLENASTVVSSSIGSLTSSAKDDEIATFPGRRPSPSLADAGLIMGIGRNGLSSPSTSSIPLNSGTAAPTNGALGTLSLTSDMAKRNTLVYDERLGSSAVVQPLVSPLSNRMILPQATKANDGTGSVDSGNNGEAATLGGRPFSPTVPGMQWRPGQFRGRTEIAPDQREKFLQRLQQVQQQGHSTILGMSSLTGGNHKQFSAQQQNPLLQQLNSQSSAVSSQSSLGLGVQALGLNTVSSVTLQQPTSIHQQSNQQALISSGLKDADSGHLKVEEPQQQPYLPDNLNPESAPNSGFGKNPVNEDDLKAPYTVDTPTGLSGSVAEPSQMPRDIDLSPGLPLQSNQPSAGLGVIGRRIVADLGAVGDSLSASYANPGVVHDHIYNMQMLEAAYFKLPLPKDSERPRSYTPRHPVATPASYPQIQAPIVNNPAYWERLSMDSFGTDTLFFAFYYQQNTYQQYLAARELKKQSWRYHRKYNTWFQRHEEPQIATDEYEQGTYVYFDFHIANDESQHGWCQRIKTEFTFEYNHLEDELTV, from the exons ATGGGAGCGAGCCGCAAGTTACAAGGAGAAATCGATCGCGTCTTAAAGAAGGTTCAAGAAGGCGTTGACGTCTTCGACAGTATCTGGAACAAG GTTTACGACACTGACAATGCAAACCAGAAGGAGAAATTTGAGGCAGATTTGAAAAAGGAGATCAAGAAGCTGCAGAGATACAGGGACCAGATTAAGACATGGATTCAGTCCAGTGAGATCAAGGATAAAAAG GTTAGTGCCTCTTATGAGCAGGCCCTGATGGATGCTCGCAAGCTTATAGAGCGTGAAATGGAAAGATTTAAGATTTGTGAAAAGGAGACAAAGACAAAGGCATTCTCTAAAGAGGGACTGGGCCAACAACCCAAAACT GATCCAAAGGAGAAGGCAAAATCAGAGACAAGAGATTGGTTGAACAATGTG GTTGGAGAGTTAGAATCTCAAATTGATAGCTTTGAAGCTGAGATGGAGGGACTATCTGTTAAGAAAGGGAAGACAAGACCACCCCGACTG ACACATTTAGAGACGTCTATCACACGGCACAAGGCTCATATAATGAAGTTAGAATTGATATTAAGGCTATTGGATAATGATGAGTTAAGTCCCGAGCAGGTCAATGATGTCAAAGACTTCTTGGATGATTATGTTGAACGCAAccag gatgattttgatgaatttgatgatgttgatgagCTTTACAACACATTACCATTAGACAAAGTGGAGTCACTTGAAGATCTGGTTTCAATTGCTCCTCCTTTGGCCAAG GTTGCTCCTGTTCTTAGCTTGAAGACTTCTCTGGAAACATCTGCATCCCAAATGCCT GCTACTCCGAGCTCTAATAATCAGCCAGGCACTTCCGTCCATGAGCAATTTGATGATACAGCTTCCCAGGATAGTAATTCTGATAGCACTGCAAGAACACCACCTGTTAAAAATGTTGTGTTGGgttctcctgctgcatcaacccCTACTGGGAGTCATGCAAGTCCTGTTCCGGTGAATGTTTCGTCTAATAGTTTGCCCGCCATATCAGCTGCCTCTGCTAATCTTCCTGGCTCAACTCCTGTTCGTGGTGGTTTGGAAAATGCTAGTACTGTTGTTTCTTCATCAATTGGAAGTCTGACAAGTTCTGCAAAGGACGACGAAATTGCAACCTTCCCTGGTCGCAGGCCATCTCCATCTCTTGCTGATGCTGGACTAATAATGGGCATTGGTAGAAATGGACTGTCCAGCCCGAGTACATCTAGCATCCCTCTTAATTCAGGCACTGCAGCCCCCACCAATGGGGCCCTTGGTACACTATCTTTGACCTCGGATATGGCGAAGAGAAATACTTTGGTTTATGATGAAAGACTTGGGAGCAGTGCAGTGGTACAGCCTCTGGTTTCCCCATTAAGCAATAGAATGATCTTGCCTCAGGCTACTAAGGCTAATGATGGGACTGGCTCAGTTGATTCTGGTAATAATGGTGAGGCTGCTACTTTAGGTGGTAGGCCTTTTTCCCCTACTGTCCCTGGCATGCAGTGGAGGCCT GGGCAGTTTCGTGGAAGAACTGAAATTGCACCTGATCAAAGGGAGAAATTCTTACAACGGCTCCAGCAAGTTCAGCAGCAAGGTCACAGTACCATTCTTGGCATGTCTTCTCTTACTGGGGGAAATCACAAACAATTTTCTGCCCAACAACAAAATCCACTCTTGCAGCAG CTTAATTCTCAAAGCTCAGCTGTTTCTTCTCAGTCTAGTTTGGGACTTGGAGTCCAAGCACTGGGTCTCAATACTGTTTCATCTGTGACTTTACAGCAGCCAACTTCCATCCATCAACAGTCTAATCAACAAGCACTAATTTCAAGTGGTCTAAAGGATGCTG ATTCTGGACACTTGAAAGTGGAGGAGCCTCAGCAACAGCCATATTTACCTGATAATTTGAATCCTGAATCTGCACCTAATTCTGGGTTTGGCAAAAATCCTGTGAACGAGGATGACTTGAAAGCTCCATATACAGTGGATACTCCT ACAGGATTATCTGGTTCTGTGGCAGAGCCTTCCCAAATGCCAAGAGATATTGATCTCTCTCCTGGGCTACCTTTACAGTCCAATCAACCTTCTGCTGGCCTTGGGGTCATTGGACGAAGGATTGTTGCCGACCTCGGGGCCGTTGGTGATAGCCTCAGTGCATCATATGCAAACCCCGGGGTGGTGCATGATCATATTTACAATATGCAAATGCTTGAAGCTGCATACTTCAAACTTCCTCTACCCAAGGATTCAGAACGTCCAAGGAGCTACACTCCG AGGCACCCTGTTGCCACACCGGCTAGCTACCCCCAAATTCAGGCACCAATTGTTAATAATCCTGCATACTGGGAACGTCTGTCTATGGATAGCTTTGGAACTGATACACTGTTCTTTGCATTTTACTACCAGCAG AACACTTATCAGCAATATTTGGCTGCACGTGAACTAAAGAAGCAATCTTGGAGATATCACAGAAAATACAACACATGGTTTCAACGGCATGAGGAGCCACAAATAGCCACTGATGAATATGAACAGGGGACATATGTTTACTTTGATTTTCATATTGCCAATGACGAATCCCAGCATGGGTG GTGTCAAAGGATCAAGACAGAATTCACTTTTGAGTACAACCATCTTGAAGATGAACTTACGGTTTAG
- the LOC119993249 gene encoding CCR4-NOT transcription complex subunit 3-like isoform X1, producing the protein MGASRKLQGEIDRVLKKVQEGVDVFDSIWNKVYDTDNANQKEKFEADLKKEIKKLQRYRDQIKTWIQSSEIKDKKVSASYEQALMDARKLIEREMERFKICEKETKTKAFSKEGLGQQPKTDPKEKAKSETRDWLNNVVGELESQIDSFEAEMEGLSVKKGKTRPPRLTHLETSITRHKAHIMKLELILRLLDNDELSPEQVNDVKDFLDDYVERNQDDFDEFDDVDELYNTLPLDKVESLEDLVSIAPPLAKVAPVLSLKTSLETSASQMPATPSSNNQPGTSVHEQFDDTASQDSNSDSTARTPPVKNVVLGSPAASTPTGSHASPVPVNVSSNSLPAISAASANLPGSTPVRGGLENASTVVSSSIGSLTSSAKDDEIATFPGRRPSPSLADAGLIMGIGRNGLSSPSTSSIPLNSGTAAPTNGALGTLSLTSDMAKRNTLVYDERLGSSAVVQPLVSPLSNRMILPQATKANDGTGSVDSGNNGEAATLGGRPFSPTVPGMQWRPVSSFQNQNEPGQFRGRTEIAPDQREKFLQRLQQVQQQGHSTILGMSSLTGGNHKQFSAQQQNPLLQQLNSQSSAVSSQSSLGLGVQALGLNTVSSVTLQQPTSIHQQSNQQALISSGLKDADSGHLKVEEPQQQPYLPDNLNPESAPNSGFGKNPVNEDDLKAPYTVDTPTGLSGSVAEPSQMPRDIDLSPGLPLQSNQPSAGLGVIGRRIVADLGAVGDSLSASYANPGVVHDHIYNMQMLEAAYFKLPLPKDSERPRSYTPRHPVATPASYPQIQAPIVNNPAYWERLSMDSFGTDTLFFAFYYQQNTYQQYLAARELKKQSWRYHRKYNTWFQRHEEPQIATDEYEQGTYVYFDFHIANDESQHGWCQRIKTEFTFEYNHLEDELTV; encoded by the exons ATGGGAGCGAGCCGCAAGTTACAAGGAGAAATCGATCGCGTCTTAAAGAAGGTTCAAGAAGGCGTTGACGTCTTCGACAGTATCTGGAACAAG GTTTACGACACTGACAATGCAAACCAGAAGGAGAAATTTGAGGCAGATTTGAAAAAGGAGATCAAGAAGCTGCAGAGATACAGGGACCAGATTAAGACATGGATTCAGTCCAGTGAGATCAAGGATAAAAAG GTTAGTGCCTCTTATGAGCAGGCCCTGATGGATGCTCGCAAGCTTATAGAGCGTGAAATGGAAAGATTTAAGATTTGTGAAAAGGAGACAAAGACAAAGGCATTCTCTAAAGAGGGACTGGGCCAACAACCCAAAACT GATCCAAAGGAGAAGGCAAAATCAGAGACAAGAGATTGGTTGAACAATGTG GTTGGAGAGTTAGAATCTCAAATTGATAGCTTTGAAGCTGAGATGGAGGGACTATCTGTTAAGAAAGGGAAGACAAGACCACCCCGACTG ACACATTTAGAGACGTCTATCACACGGCACAAGGCTCATATAATGAAGTTAGAATTGATATTAAGGCTATTGGATAATGATGAGTTAAGTCCCGAGCAGGTCAATGATGTCAAAGACTTCTTGGATGATTATGTTGAACGCAAccag gatgattttgatgaatttgatgatgttgatgagCTTTACAACACATTACCATTAGACAAAGTGGAGTCACTTGAAGATCTGGTTTCAATTGCTCCTCCTTTGGCCAAG GTTGCTCCTGTTCTTAGCTTGAAGACTTCTCTGGAAACATCTGCATCCCAAATGCCT GCTACTCCGAGCTCTAATAATCAGCCAGGCACTTCCGTCCATGAGCAATTTGATGATACAGCTTCCCAGGATAGTAATTCTGATAGCACTGCAAGAACACCACCTGTTAAAAATGTTGTGTTGGgttctcctgctgcatcaacccCTACTGGGAGTCATGCAAGTCCTGTTCCGGTGAATGTTTCGTCTAATAGTTTGCCCGCCATATCAGCTGCCTCTGCTAATCTTCCTGGCTCAACTCCTGTTCGTGGTGGTTTGGAAAATGCTAGTACTGTTGTTTCTTCATCAATTGGAAGTCTGACAAGTTCTGCAAAGGACGACGAAATTGCAACCTTCCCTGGTCGCAGGCCATCTCCATCTCTTGCTGATGCTGGACTAATAATGGGCATTGGTAGAAATGGACTGTCCAGCCCGAGTACATCTAGCATCCCTCTTAATTCAGGCACTGCAGCCCCCACCAATGGGGCCCTTGGTACACTATCTTTGACCTCGGATATGGCGAAGAGAAATACTTTGGTTTATGATGAAAGACTTGGGAGCAGTGCAGTGGTACAGCCTCTGGTTTCCCCATTAAGCAATAGAATGATCTTGCCTCAGGCTACTAAGGCTAATGATGGGACTGGCTCAGTTGATTCTGGTAATAATGGTGAGGCTGCTACTTTAGGTGGTAGGCCTTTTTCCCCTACTGTCCCTGGCATGCAGTGGAGGCCTGTAAGTTCCTTTCAAAACCAGAATGAGCCG GGGCAGTTTCGTGGAAGAACTGAAATTGCACCTGATCAAAGGGAGAAATTCTTACAACGGCTCCAGCAAGTTCAGCAGCAAGGTCACAGTACCATTCTTGGCATGTCTTCTCTTACTGGGGGAAATCACAAACAATTTTCTGCCCAACAACAAAATCCACTCTTGCAGCAG CTTAATTCTCAAAGCTCAGCTGTTTCTTCTCAGTCTAGTTTGGGACTTGGAGTCCAAGCACTGGGTCTCAATACTGTTTCATCTGTGACTTTACAGCAGCCAACTTCCATCCATCAACAGTCTAATCAACAAGCACTAATTTCAAGTGGTCTAAAGGATGCTG ATTCTGGACACTTGAAAGTGGAGGAGCCTCAGCAACAGCCATATTTACCTGATAATTTGAATCCTGAATCTGCACCTAATTCTGGGTTTGGCAAAAATCCTGTGAACGAGGATGACTTGAAAGCTCCATATACAGTGGATACTCCT ACAGGATTATCTGGTTCTGTGGCAGAGCCTTCCCAAATGCCAAGAGATATTGATCTCTCTCCTGGGCTACCTTTACAGTCCAATCAACCTTCTGCTGGCCTTGGGGTCATTGGACGAAGGATTGTTGCCGACCTCGGGGCCGTTGGTGATAGCCTCAGTGCATCATATGCAAACCCCGGGGTGGTGCATGATCATATTTACAATATGCAAATGCTTGAAGCTGCATACTTCAAACTTCCTCTACCCAAGGATTCAGAACGTCCAAGGAGCTACACTCCG AGGCACCCTGTTGCCACACCGGCTAGCTACCCCCAAATTCAGGCACCAATTGTTAATAATCCTGCATACTGGGAACGTCTGTCTATGGATAGCTTTGGAACTGATACACTGTTCTTTGCATTTTACTACCAGCAG AACACTTATCAGCAATATTTGGCTGCACGTGAACTAAAGAAGCAATCTTGGAGATATCACAGAAAATACAACACATGGTTTCAACGGCATGAGGAGCCACAAATAGCCACTGATGAATATGAACAGGGGACATATGTTTACTTTGATTTTCATATTGCCAATGACGAATCCCAGCATGGGTG GTGTCAAAGGATCAAGACAGAATTCACTTTTGAGTACAACCATCTTGAAGATGAACTTACGGTTTAG
- the LOC119993249 gene encoding CCR4-NOT transcription complex subunit 3-like isoform X2, which yields MGASRKLQGEIDRVLKKVQEGVDVFDSIWNKVYDTDNANQKEKFEADLKKEIKKLQRYRDQIKTWIQSSEIKDKKVSASYEQALMDARKLIEREMERFKICEKETKTKAFSKEGLGQQPKTDPKEKAKSETRDWLNNVVGELESQIDSFEAEMEGLSVKKGKTRPPRLTHLETSITRHKAHIMKLELILRLLDNDELSPEQVNDVKDFLDDYVERNQDDFDEFDDVDELYNTLPLDKVESLEDLVSIAPPLAKVAPVLSLKTSLETSASQMPATPSSNNQPGTSVHEQFDDTASQDSNSDSTARTPPVKNVVLGSPAASTPTGSHASPVPVNVSSNSLPAISAASANLPGSTPVRGGLENASTVVSSSIGSLTSSAKDDEIATFPGRRPSPSLADAGLIMGIGRNGLSSPSTSSIPLNSGTAAPTNGALGTLSLTSDMAKRNTLVYDERLGSSAVVQPLVSPLSNRMILPQATKANDGTGSVDSGNNGEAATLGGRPFSPTVPGMQWRPVSSFQNQNEPFRGRTEIAPDQREKFLQRLQQVQQQGHSTILGMSSLTGGNHKQFSAQQQNPLLQQLNSQSSAVSSQSSLGLGVQALGLNTVSSVTLQQPTSIHQQSNQQALISSGLKDADSGHLKVEEPQQQPYLPDNLNPESAPNSGFGKNPVNEDDLKAPYTVDTPTGLSGSVAEPSQMPRDIDLSPGLPLQSNQPSAGLGVIGRRIVADLGAVGDSLSASYANPGVVHDHIYNMQMLEAAYFKLPLPKDSERPRSYTPRHPVATPASYPQIQAPIVNNPAYWERLSMDSFGTDTLFFAFYYQQNTYQQYLAARELKKQSWRYHRKYNTWFQRHEEPQIATDEYEQGTYVYFDFHIANDESQHGWCQRIKTEFTFEYNHLEDELTV from the exons ATGGGAGCGAGCCGCAAGTTACAAGGAGAAATCGATCGCGTCTTAAAGAAGGTTCAAGAAGGCGTTGACGTCTTCGACAGTATCTGGAACAAG GTTTACGACACTGACAATGCAAACCAGAAGGAGAAATTTGAGGCAGATTTGAAAAAGGAGATCAAGAAGCTGCAGAGATACAGGGACCAGATTAAGACATGGATTCAGTCCAGTGAGATCAAGGATAAAAAG GTTAGTGCCTCTTATGAGCAGGCCCTGATGGATGCTCGCAAGCTTATAGAGCGTGAAATGGAAAGATTTAAGATTTGTGAAAAGGAGACAAAGACAAAGGCATTCTCTAAAGAGGGACTGGGCCAACAACCCAAAACT GATCCAAAGGAGAAGGCAAAATCAGAGACAAGAGATTGGTTGAACAATGTG GTTGGAGAGTTAGAATCTCAAATTGATAGCTTTGAAGCTGAGATGGAGGGACTATCTGTTAAGAAAGGGAAGACAAGACCACCCCGACTG ACACATTTAGAGACGTCTATCACACGGCACAAGGCTCATATAATGAAGTTAGAATTGATATTAAGGCTATTGGATAATGATGAGTTAAGTCCCGAGCAGGTCAATGATGTCAAAGACTTCTTGGATGATTATGTTGAACGCAAccag gatgattttgatgaatttgatgatgttgatgagCTTTACAACACATTACCATTAGACAAAGTGGAGTCACTTGAAGATCTGGTTTCAATTGCTCCTCCTTTGGCCAAG GTTGCTCCTGTTCTTAGCTTGAAGACTTCTCTGGAAACATCTGCATCCCAAATGCCT GCTACTCCGAGCTCTAATAATCAGCCAGGCACTTCCGTCCATGAGCAATTTGATGATACAGCTTCCCAGGATAGTAATTCTGATAGCACTGCAAGAACACCACCTGTTAAAAATGTTGTGTTGGgttctcctgctgcatcaacccCTACTGGGAGTCATGCAAGTCCTGTTCCGGTGAATGTTTCGTCTAATAGTTTGCCCGCCATATCAGCTGCCTCTGCTAATCTTCCTGGCTCAACTCCTGTTCGTGGTGGTTTGGAAAATGCTAGTACTGTTGTTTCTTCATCAATTGGAAGTCTGACAAGTTCTGCAAAGGACGACGAAATTGCAACCTTCCCTGGTCGCAGGCCATCTCCATCTCTTGCTGATGCTGGACTAATAATGGGCATTGGTAGAAATGGACTGTCCAGCCCGAGTACATCTAGCATCCCTCTTAATTCAGGCACTGCAGCCCCCACCAATGGGGCCCTTGGTACACTATCTTTGACCTCGGATATGGCGAAGAGAAATACTTTGGTTTATGATGAAAGACTTGGGAGCAGTGCAGTGGTACAGCCTCTGGTTTCCCCATTAAGCAATAGAATGATCTTGCCTCAGGCTACTAAGGCTAATGATGGGACTGGCTCAGTTGATTCTGGTAATAATGGTGAGGCTGCTACTTTAGGTGGTAGGCCTTTTTCCCCTACTGTCCCTGGCATGCAGTGGAGGCCTGTAAGTTCCTTTCAAAACCAGAATGAGCCG TTTCGTGGAAGAACTGAAATTGCACCTGATCAAAGGGAGAAATTCTTACAACGGCTCCAGCAAGTTCAGCAGCAAGGTCACAGTACCATTCTTGGCATGTCTTCTCTTACTGGGGGAAATCACAAACAATTTTCTGCCCAACAACAAAATCCACTCTTGCAGCAG CTTAATTCTCAAAGCTCAGCTGTTTCTTCTCAGTCTAGTTTGGGACTTGGAGTCCAAGCACTGGGTCTCAATACTGTTTCATCTGTGACTTTACAGCAGCCAACTTCCATCCATCAACAGTCTAATCAACAAGCACTAATTTCAAGTGGTCTAAAGGATGCTG ATTCTGGACACTTGAAAGTGGAGGAGCCTCAGCAACAGCCATATTTACCTGATAATTTGAATCCTGAATCTGCACCTAATTCTGGGTTTGGCAAAAATCCTGTGAACGAGGATGACTTGAAAGCTCCATATACAGTGGATACTCCT ACAGGATTATCTGGTTCTGTGGCAGAGCCTTCCCAAATGCCAAGAGATATTGATCTCTCTCCTGGGCTACCTTTACAGTCCAATCAACCTTCTGCTGGCCTTGGGGTCATTGGACGAAGGATTGTTGCCGACCTCGGGGCCGTTGGTGATAGCCTCAGTGCATCATATGCAAACCCCGGGGTGGTGCATGATCATATTTACAATATGCAAATGCTTGAAGCTGCATACTTCAAACTTCCTCTACCCAAGGATTCAGAACGTCCAAGGAGCTACACTCCG AGGCACCCTGTTGCCACACCGGCTAGCTACCCCCAAATTCAGGCACCAATTGTTAATAATCCTGCATACTGGGAACGTCTGTCTATGGATAGCTTTGGAACTGATACACTGTTCTTTGCATTTTACTACCAGCAG AACACTTATCAGCAATATTTGGCTGCACGTGAACTAAAGAAGCAATCTTGGAGATATCACAGAAAATACAACACATGGTTTCAACGGCATGAGGAGCCACAAATAGCCACTGATGAATATGAACAGGGGACATATGTTTACTTTGATTTTCATATTGCCAATGACGAATCCCAGCATGGGTG GTGTCAAAGGATCAAGACAGAATTCACTTTTGAGTACAACCATCTTGAAGATGAACTTACGGTTTAG
- the LOC119993249 gene encoding general negative regulator of transcription subunit 3-like isoform X3, producing MGASRKLQGEIDRVLKKVQEGVDVFDSIWNKVYDTDNANQKEKFEADLKKEIKKLQRYRDQIKTWIQSSEIKDKKALMDARKLIEREMERFKICEKETKTKAFSKEGLGQQPKTDPKEKAKSETRDWLNNVVGELESQIDSFEAEMEGLSVKKGKTRPPRLTHLETSITRHKAHIMKLELILRLLDNDELSPEQVNDVKDFLDDYVERNQDDFDEFDDVDELYNTLPLDKVESLEDLVSIAPPLAKVAPVLSLKTSLETSASQMPATPSSNNQPGTSVHEQFDDTASQDSNSDSTARTPPVKNVVLGSPAASTPTGSHASPVPVNVSSNSLPAISAASANLPGSTPVRGGLENASTVVSSSIGSLTSSAKDDEIATFPGRRPSPSLADAGLIMGIGRNGLSSPSTSSIPLNSGTAAPTNGALGTLSLTSDMAKRNTLVYDERLGSSAVVQPLVSPLSNRMILPQATKANDGTGSVDSGNNGEAATLGGRPFSPTVPGMQWRPVSSFQNQNEPGQFRGRTEIAPDQREKFLQRLQQVQQQGHSTILGMSSLTGGNHKQFSAQQQNPLLQQLNSQSSAVSSQSSLGLGVQALGLNTVSSVTLQQPTSIHQQSNQQALISSGLKDADSGHLKVEEPQQQPYLPDNLNPESAPNSGFGKNPVNEDDLKAPYTVDTPTGLSGSVAEPSQMPRDIDLSPGLPLQSNQPSAGLGVIGRRIVADLGAVGDSLSASYANPGVVHDHIYNMQMLEAAYFKLPLPKDSERPRSYTPRHPVATPASYPQIQAPIVNNPAYWERLSMDSFGTDTLFFAFYYQQNTYQQYLAARELKKQSWRYHRKYNTWFQRHEEPQIATDEYEQGTYVYFDFHIANDESQHGWCQRIKTEFTFEYNHLEDELTV from the exons ATGGGAGCGAGCCGCAAGTTACAAGGAGAAATCGATCGCGTCTTAAAGAAGGTTCAAGAAGGCGTTGACGTCTTCGACAGTATCTGGAACAAG GTTTACGACACTGACAATGCAAACCAGAAGGAGAAATTTGAGGCAGATTTGAAAAAGGAGATCAAGAAGCTGCAGAGATACAGGGACCAGATTAAGACATGGATTCAGTCCAGTGAGATCAAGGATAAAAAG GCCCTGATGGATGCTCGCAAGCTTATAGAGCGTGAAATGGAAAGATTTAAGATTTGTGAAAAGGAGACAAAGACAAAGGCATTCTCTAAAGAGGGACTGGGCCAACAACCCAAAACT GATCCAAAGGAGAAGGCAAAATCAGAGACAAGAGATTGGTTGAACAATGTG GTTGGAGAGTTAGAATCTCAAATTGATAGCTTTGAAGCTGAGATGGAGGGACTATCTGTTAAGAAAGGGAAGACAAGACCACCCCGACTG ACACATTTAGAGACGTCTATCACACGGCACAAGGCTCATATAATGAAGTTAGAATTGATATTAAGGCTATTGGATAATGATGAGTTAAGTCCCGAGCAGGTCAATGATGTCAAAGACTTCTTGGATGATTATGTTGAACGCAAccag gatgattttgatgaatttgatgatgttgatgagCTTTACAACACATTACCATTAGACAAAGTGGAGTCACTTGAAGATCTGGTTTCAATTGCTCCTCCTTTGGCCAAG GTTGCTCCTGTTCTTAGCTTGAAGACTTCTCTGGAAACATCTGCATCCCAAATGCCT GCTACTCCGAGCTCTAATAATCAGCCAGGCACTTCCGTCCATGAGCAATTTGATGATACAGCTTCCCAGGATAGTAATTCTGATAGCACTGCAAGAACACCACCTGTTAAAAATGTTGTGTTGGgttctcctgctgcatcaacccCTACTGGGAGTCATGCAAGTCCTGTTCCGGTGAATGTTTCGTCTAATAGTTTGCCCGCCATATCAGCTGCCTCTGCTAATCTTCCTGGCTCAACTCCTGTTCGTGGTGGTTTGGAAAATGCTAGTACTGTTGTTTCTTCATCAATTGGAAGTCTGACAAGTTCTGCAAAGGACGACGAAATTGCAACCTTCCCTGGTCGCAGGCCATCTCCATCTCTTGCTGATGCTGGACTAATAATGGGCATTGGTAGAAATGGACTGTCCAGCCCGAGTACATCTAGCATCCCTCTTAATTCAGGCACTGCAGCCCCCACCAATGGGGCCCTTGGTACACTATCTTTGACCTCGGATATGGCGAAGAGAAATACTTTGGTTTATGATGAAAGACTTGGGAGCAGTGCAGTGGTACAGCCTCTGGTTTCCCCATTAAGCAATAGAATGATCTTGCCTCAGGCTACTAAGGCTAATGATGGGACTGGCTCAGTTGATTCTGGTAATAATGGTGAGGCTGCTACTTTAGGTGGTAGGCCTTTTTCCCCTACTGTCCCTGGCATGCAGTGGAGGCCTGTAAGTTCCTTTCAAAACCAGAATGAGCCG GGGCAGTTTCGTGGAAGAACTGAAATTGCACCTGATCAAAGGGAGAAATTCTTACAACGGCTCCAGCAAGTTCAGCAGCAAGGTCACAGTACCATTCTTGGCATGTCTTCTCTTACTGGGGGAAATCACAAACAATTTTCTGCCCAACAACAAAATCCACTCTTGCAGCAG CTTAATTCTCAAAGCTCAGCTGTTTCTTCTCAGTCTAGTTTGGGACTTGGAGTCCAAGCACTGGGTCTCAATACTGTTTCATCTGTGACTTTACAGCAGCCAACTTCCATCCATCAACAGTCTAATCAACAAGCACTAATTTCAAGTGGTCTAAAGGATGCTG ATTCTGGACACTTGAAAGTGGAGGAGCCTCAGCAACAGCCATATTTACCTGATAATTTGAATCCTGAATCTGCACCTAATTCTGGGTTTGGCAAAAATCCTGTGAACGAGGATGACTTGAAAGCTCCATATACAGTGGATACTCCT ACAGGATTATCTGGTTCTGTGGCAGAGCCTTCCCAAATGCCAAGAGATATTGATCTCTCTCCTGGGCTACCTTTACAGTCCAATCAACCTTCTGCTGGCCTTGGGGTCATTGGACGAAGGATTGTTGCCGACCTCGGGGCCGTTGGTGATAGCCTCAGTGCATCATATGCAAACCCCGGGGTGGTGCATGATCATATTTACAATATGCAAATGCTTGAAGCTGCATACTTCAAACTTCCTCTACCCAAGGATTCAGAACGTCCAAGGAGCTACACTCCG AGGCACCCTGTTGCCACACCGGCTAGCTACCCCCAAATTCAGGCACCAATTGTTAATAATCCTGCATACTGGGAACGTCTGTCTATGGATAGCTTTGGAACTGATACACTGTTCTTTGCATTTTACTACCAGCAG AACACTTATCAGCAATATTTGGCTGCACGTGAACTAAAGAAGCAATCTTGGAGATATCACAGAAAATACAACACATGGTTTCAACGGCATGAGGAGCCACAAATAGCCACTGATGAATATGAACAGGGGACATATGTTTACTTTGATTTTCATATTGCCAATGACGAATCCCAGCATGGGTG GTGTCAAAGGATCAAGACAGAATTCACTTTTGAGTACAACCATCTTGAAGATGAACTTACGGTTTAG